A stretch of the Bacteroidota bacterium genome encodes the following:
- a CDS encoding ABC transporter ATP-binding protein, translating to MNLSIQNLSKTYSNGLKALNNINLEIGSGMFGLLGPNGAGKSSLMRTISTLQEADSGTIMLGELNVLKQKDEVRKVLGYLPQDFGFYPRVSAWDMINHFAILKGINNPKERKEVCEGLLNQTNLFEARKRNIGDYSGGMRQRFGIAQALLGNPKLIIVDEPTAGLDPMERNRFHNLLSEIGENIIVILSTHIVEDVRNLCSKMAIMNQGTVLLYGKPNQAIDDMKGKIWMKLIDKEQLTENKEAHKVISTKVVEGKIQIHVFNSTQPDGSFAPLVADLEDVYFATITN from the coding sequence ATGAACTTATCGATTCAAAACTTATCAAAGACCTATTCAAATGGTTTAAAAGCACTCAATAATATCAACTTGGAAATCGGCAGCGGCATGTTCGGATTGCTTGGCCCGAACGGAGCAGGGAAATCATCGTTGATGCGTACCATTTCAACGTTGCAGGAAGCGGATAGTGGAACAATTATGTTGGGTGAGTTGAATGTGCTCAAACAAAAAGATGAGGTGAGAAAAGTGTTGGGCTATCTGCCACAAGATTTCGGATTTTATCCACGTGTGTCGGCTTGGGATATGATTAACCATTTTGCAATTCTGAAGGGAATTAATAATCCGAAAGAACGCAAGGAAGTTTGTGAAGGGTTATTGAATCAAACTAATTTATTTGAAGCGAGAAAAAGAAATATTGGCGATTACTCCGGTGGGATGCGTCAGCGATTTGGAATTGCACAAGCGTTGTTGGGAAATCCGAAATTGATTATTGTGGATGAGCCAACAGCAGGATTGGATCCGATGGAACGCAATCGTTTTCATAATTTATTGAGTGAGATTGGTGAGAATATCATTGTGATTTTGTCGACTCACATCGTAGAAGATGTTCGGAATCTTTGTTCCAAAATGGCGATCATGAATCAAGGAACGGTATTGTTGTATGGCAAACCGAACCAGGCCATTGATGATATGAAAGGCAAAATTTGGATGAAGCTGATCGATAAAGAACAGTTGACAGAAAATAAAGAGGCGCATAAAGTGATTTCTACAAAGGTGGTAGAAGGAAAAATTCAGATCCATGTATTTAACTCCACTCAACCAGATGGCTCTTTTGCTCCGTTGGTAGCGGATTTGGAAGATGTGTATTTCGCAACCATTACTAACTAA
- a CDS encoding DUF882 domain-containing protein: MIANQKLSKNFSLHELLMTSHRKFDDEQYNPPPEVVANLKALCVNVLQPLRDALGTPITVNSGYRCPALNKAIGGASKSQHMTGHAVDIIDLTNGNQKLFKKIKALNLPFDQLIDEFGFRWVHVSYDPNRNRKQILQAKKDAKGKTIYVTPQL, from the coding sequence ATGATCGCGAATCAAAAACTTAGCAAAAATTTTTCACTTCACGAATTGTTAATGACAAGTCATCGAAAGTTTGATGATGAACAATACAATCCACCACCGGAAGTGGTTGCCAACTTAAAAGCATTGTGTGTAAATGTTTTACAGCCCTTGCGCGATGCATTGGGAACACCCATAACAGTGAACAGCGGTTATCGTTGTCCTGCGCTCAATAAAGCCATTGGCGGTGCGAGTAAAAGTCAGCACATGACCGGACATGCAGTAGATATTATTGATTTGACAAATGGGAATCAAAAATTATTCAAAAAAATAAAAGCATTGAATTTGCCATTTGATCAGTTGATTGATGAATTCGGTTTTCGTTGGGTACATGTATCGTATGATCCCAATCGCAATCGAAAACAAATATTACAGGCTAAAAAAGATGCAAAAGGAAAAACTATTTACGTTACTCCTCAGCTTTAA
- a CDS encoding C1 family peptidase: MAKTKRIFNCVPSRDKQDDWHADKARELGLNVKNKKLPKSVDLRAKWWKIGNQGETGACVGWATADSLLRYHFTKAKKIKPGESMSVRFIWMASKEMDEYVDYPTTFIDDSGTSLKSALKVTKKFGALKADHLPFEGRLVKIKEANFLKVAGKYKVKGYYNLTKKQSEKIELFKAWLAFQGPILTCLDCDNSWNYVKKDGLLTKFDKKSVEGGHAISIVGYTETHFIIRNSWGTDWGHKGFAYASFDYAKDAFKEAYGIIV; this comes from the coding sequence ATGGCAAAAACAAAACGAATTTTCAATTGTGTGCCTTCCCGTGATAAGCAGGACGACTGGCATGCCGACAAAGCCCGGGAGCTAGGGCTGAATGTAAAAAATAAAAAACTTCCCAAATCGGTAGATTTAAGGGCAAAATGGTGGAAAATCGGCAATCAAGGAGAAACGGGAGCCTGTGTAGGTTGGGCAACTGCTGATTCGTTGTTGAGATACCATTTTACAAAGGCTAAAAAGATAAAACCGGGCGAAAGTATGTCGGTTCGTTTCATCTGGATGGCTTCCAAAGAGATGGATGAATATGTGGATTATCCTACAACATTTATTGACGATTCGGGAACGAGTTTAAAATCGGCTCTAAAAGTCACCAAAAAATTTGGTGCATTAAAAGCCGACCACCTTCCGTTTGAAGGGCGATTGGTAAAAATCAAGGAAGCCAACTTTTTAAAAGTAGCAGGCAAGTATAAGGTAAAAGGGTATTATAACCTTACTAAAAAACAATCGGAGAAAATCGAGTTGTTCAAAGCCTGGCTGGCCTTTCAAGGTCCGATTTTGACTTGCTTGGATTGCGACAATTCCTGGAACTATGTGAAGAAAGATGGTTTGTTAACTAAGTTTGATAAAAAGTCGGTGGAAGGTGGACACGCCATTTCAATTGTCGGCTATACCGAAACCCATTTTATCATCCGTAACAGTTGGGGAACCGATTGGGGGCATAAAGGATTTGCCTATGCCAGCTTCGATTATGCAAAAGATGCGTTTAAAGAAGCGTATGGGATTATTGTATAA